The Bactrocera dorsalis isolate Fly_Bdor chromosome 3, ASM2337382v1, whole genome shotgun sequence genomic interval GGCAAACACCTATCGCTACTATTTAGTTACACTGCTGATATAATactttttgaattattcaatatCTTGATTGCGTGGAACATTAAGATGAAGTTCAGAAGTCTGAAAATATTAGCAATAGTTCGGTTGTCCAAGCTCAAGACTCGTATTAAAATTGCAATTGTAATCTGCTTTGCTTGTTTTATTTGTATCTGCTTAGCTTTGTAATAGCGCCTTTGTTAttctactaatttttaataatattttctcttaTTATGCGTAATGTACTGATAGAGATGAACAATCAATTGCTCAATTCCTATAGagcataacaaatttttaaaaatctctaGATGCGGATCATGTAGATCAAAATATTCTTCATGACTCTCTGTTCTTTTATATGTTGCTTACTTCTGTCGtatttatacatgtatacatacatatatagaagatttaaaaaatctgaaaagtCTTTAAGTCGCCGTCCAAGAGATGCATTTCATTAGAACCTTATTCACGTAAGAAAGTAAGTTCATCGAATGCGATCACTAATAGAAAAATTAGACATGTAGTATTACAAACATTTCCACTGCATTAATTTCTTCGTTAATCTTGACCCagtctaatattttatttcgtgtAAAATCCAAAAAGAGTTCGATTTTTACTGTAGAAACTCCCATACTAACGGATAAATAACAACTTCACCTACTTTTGGCGagacatataagtacatactttattactttctttttacttttcttGATATTTGGCTCTATTTAAAGGGCTCTGTGGCTACTGTTATTCTACCGTTCATAGCGTTTAATGCATCTCATACAATCTCATGTTGTACAATTGGGAAATGTAACACTCAATTTTAGGAGCATAAATGCAAGCATGAGAAAAATGTGGTATTGATGTTTGcagaaataatttacaaaattttcaatcagTGGAGTTTAGCAAACCCATTgcgaataataattttccaagaaaaaaatttgtaatttgattttatatttcgtaATTCACTTACCACATACGCACAATGTACATTTTTCCTTTGTCATATGATTTCTGCACCTGTAAATACAGCGCCAGATCTATGCCCCTGATGTCTTGactaattactttttttatacaCCCATTTAATATTGATTTTCGTCGAATTTAACTTTctcatatacattttataaatatttaattatttacacacTTTTCACTTGCACCGATATTTCGAAACATGTTaacacttgtacatacatatttcactgCACAAATGCACGCGCCGATTGCAAAACTTGACTTTCGTTAATTTGCGAATACTTGCTTTACATGAATCTGCATGCAAAATGCAATTTGATTGAATAAAGCGGCTTCTACTTCATTTACATATGCcactttattaatattaatttaccttaattataataagaaattaattatttcacatttaaaatttttaaacaacgcgaacttattttgtattttttgctacCATGAGTTTGCGAATTTATTGCACGGTCGAGTTAAACACGAACACGCGTTTGCCGATTAACATAAATATTCCTTCGTTTTCTGTTAATGCCAGCTATATTAATACTAACAAATTCTGTTAGCTTACACCGTTTATGAATGCTGTATTGGAGATTCTTGTACATATTTACTGTTGTAACAGAACATGTTAATGAATTGCACTTTGTAGGTAATGTTTCCATTTTGGTACTTACTGTTGTAACAGAGGATGTTACTGCACTTTTTAGGTGTTGTTTCCATTTTGGTACTTACTGTTGTAACAGAACATGTTAATGAATTGCACTTTGTAGATATTGTTTCCATTTTGGTACTTACTGTTGTAACAGAGCATGTTAACGAACTCCACTTTATAGCTGTTATTTCCATTTTGACTTGCCAAGAAATTAAAacactttcattttcaattttacatttaaaattttttatttctcgttttaataatttgatttttgcaataaattgacGAAtatcgtatttttattttacaaatttgaaatattatattcatttagttttattttacagTGCGCTTAAGAGCTAAaggaaaacaaataatttataatacttCCGTATTAAATAcattacattttgtttactaatgcaaaattttaaataaaaataacttttttaaaagtttgtaactaaataattttctttaactgGTTCAAGTGCTTTTGCTTATTTCTATGTGTTTTtaattgttgtgtgtttttgcttaaattatttggtgCAATTGTTTGCATAAGTAGCATTTAtaattacatacttacatttatttgtatgtatgatttCTATGTATAGATATTTGCTTTGGAACTTTGAAGTTTTCAATAGCTGCCTTTTGACTGGCATATCGTTAGTTTTCAGCtgtaagaatttttttctgtgtGTTTGGAATCTATTTGCATCAAAATTAACTCATATATTCcagttgtttatttatttttacttttagtgGATATACAAGTAGATGTTGAATCGCAGATATTTTCATTCTTgaattttcttcttcaaaactatttattaattaaattgtcaTTTCAACcaaatctaagaaaatattcaaatcgtTAATTTTTTGATGCATTATCTACAAACCAGTTGAAACTCATTGCCTAGTTATCTtcagtatttcttttttttttaattttcaaaatcttataaaGTGGACTGGATTTGTAATAATCATTGGTAGTGGAATTATTTTGAGTATGAGtcttttttacatatatttttgaaagtttgcaCTTGGTTTATAACTGAATAAACCAGTTTACGCACTACGCAAATTTTCAAACATCTATTATGTTTCAAAAATGTCTTATTGTATGGTATCAAATACCCAAAActaatttgtaaacaaattaaattaaaacataacCACaaaatatctgtttttataacaTTATATAAGTAATTTTAAGAATTCAATAAACGATATGTGCATTCAtgcatttaaatagtttttttgtcaaataattacATAGCTGAATTCATATGACTATTCCTAATTGCCTCAGTGACAATGAAATggattggttttatttttaatatttatgtattctctgaaattatattcatatgtatattcagcaggtttttcaacattatttttttttaatgattactatatttaaaaaattgcattacTTATGcttagtttaaaaataatattaatgcttattttttatttttgtttttattcttgcatattttatatttgctataTGCGATTTAGAAATGCCATCTTTGGTTTTCACTATCCTTTAACTAtaattattagaatttttttatacaatacatattttaGCATATCAATAAATCGTATATTAAAGTTAGTTCTTTACTAAACTAGATTTATATCTATTTAAACTGATTTAATTGGAATATATTAAGAAACCGaaactaattattatttatgctaaaattgtatttttacacaaaacgttttattaactttttttaatttcagtttttagtttttattttaataaaaatgtctacataaattataattagttatttgtcatttaaatttttaagatatactatacatacaaacattcctAGAATAATGCAAATAATCTATAAAGGACATGCAATCTTATAGCCAATTTTACTGGGACTTTATTTACATGAAATTAGCTGCTGGACACATAATGCCTCTGAGAGCAGTGGTTCATAAGAGAAACAGAAACGTACTGATTTTTAATAGCAACAACGGAACTGACTTCgttcgaaatttttaataaatcatgtaagaaataatattcaactGCCGTAAACTATGTATATGTGATATATGTGAACATTAGGGTCATTAAAATctgacaaatatttaaatatttccctcgacaaatattataaaaaatttttgtttaccgaattaaattatattttatatgtagaaTTGTAAACAGAAATTGAAGGGatctttaaatttattctttatttgtatttacGCTCATCAAACTGCAGTACTATGAAAATTAGATACAATACTTCAATGACTCAACATTCAGTCCCTTTATCACTGGTAATGGACATTTCGACCtcacaaaactattttataggtgtataatttaagttttgtttACATTACTCTCTAGTATTCATTTATCGCATTCGCTTACAAGTAAAATTTTACCCTTTAATCGCGTTCTTCATATTTGCTTACGAAGGAGTTTAGGCCTTGCAGTTGAGAGCTGTCATAGAGCGACATCTTTAGACGCTTGCATTTGGCACGTCGATTTTTAAACCAAAACTGTACATTTTTGCTTTCCAAGCGGGGGAACTTTTGTCTGTAAGAAAGAGTAtaagagaaaatataattagaatattgaaagtaaaattgtagaaaagtacatatgtatgtatttgaaaataactaaaagtTAATAGTTTCATGGttttcccacgacagtcgggtctacgtaaccggaacggacccggatttttatccgttcaaggactgtcaactcggcgtAATTGTGCCGCTACAATAACTAAATTCAGTCAGTagcatttatttaaaacatttagaaataaagtttaaatatcTGTCAAAAGGTTATGGGTATCAACTGAGCCATTGATTGGTCCTTCATGCCCTGCAAAGGATCGCTTTAAAAAACTATCAAAAAATTGGTTggattttttaagatttcataaatttcattaaggtatattcaaaataatttaaataagattaaaaatattttgaaaaatagtctGAACTCTTCTCTGGCAAAGAGTTATGGATAGATTTTTCGCGTTCTGTAAGATATGCCAACTAAAACCTAAGAAGTAGTTGGCAGGATTTGTGAAACACTTcctaattgttttaaataatagaGCATGGCAACTCAATTTGTTCCTGGAAAATATACTTATGCCTaaactataattttaaatttatcctATTATTCATTGATTGTCTCTTTTCTCAAAAATAGAGCATAAATAGAACATTTCTAATAGCTTTCACAACTCACCTATAGGGCATTGTGTTCAAATCCTCCGTGTACTTTAGTATTAGATTGTGTGATGGATGTGTATTCAATGCGAACCATTGCTCTAACTTCGGCACTTCAGTAACTGGATCGATGAAAGTACGATTCCGTTTGCGACGCTCCTCGTTCGACATGCTCGACAAATTTAGACCGCTCGGGTTCATTAGCGCATTCGGTGGCATACCGGCAGCAGCTGCTGCAGCAGCGGCATGATGCGCGTGCGGATGATTGGCAGCAGCTTGACCAAAACCCGGTATATAATGACTCATGTACATGAAAGACTGGGAGAACATCGAATTGGGCACCATCGGAAAGGGCAGATCTTTACGTTGTGCCATGGCAttagccaaatctggtgaaagCGAACGATATTCATCCAATTGTGAGACATCATTTTCGTTGTCATCGTCATCATCTTCCAAATCGAGATCATCGTCCTCCTCTTTGGGTGAACTTATTTTGGGTGAGGAATGTGCTTGCGGTTGTGTATTAACGGCATCACAGGATTGCTCATTGTTATTAATAGtactattattgttattgctactactaatgttgttgttatttaggttgtttgcattgttgttgttattgctattattgtgTTCTGCTTCATTTTGCTGCTCATTAGCGGTGTCTTCATTCGAATTGTCACCGTGTTGGTCATCGGTTTGTGCGTCATTCGGCTTGGCTTGCGCTTGAGCCTCTTCTTCGGTATAGCTACGCGAACATGAGCGTAATGACTGGTTGAGTGAACCATTTAACATGGTTTCGTCCTTAAACGCACCTTCGGCAACACAGTTATCACGACGACTCTCGTCTAAGTCCATATTGCCTTCGGCACCTTCGAGCGGCGAATTGCGATTACGTTCATGCGTGGTGAGCGACAGCGGTAATTGTGGTGAACCGGGTCGACTGTTGTCTTCATCCATGTCATCCGAGTGCTGTGACATTGTGTCCACATCTTCCGATTTCAGGCTCAAAGGACTTTTCAGGTAGTCATGtgacatggctaaattgatATTGCTGCTACTCATTTGTTGACTACCACCGCTGCTGCTCGAACTTTGACCCAACTGACCGTGCTGATTGAGCATGAAGCCATTCAAGCCGGGATGACCAAGTGCTGCCAAACCGCCACGCATTTCTGCGCGCTTCTGAGCAGCGCGTGCATTTTTAAACCAATAAACGACATTATTAACGTCCAGTGGCTTGCGACCACGGCGCGATTCCAAGGCGTTCAACTGCACAACATAGGTTTGTATTTGCTGACGCGAAGGATGTGGATTCTCCTGAAACCATTTCTGCAATTTTGGCAATTCCATTTCTGGATCGAAACTCGTGCGCATGCGCGTCTTTTGATTTGGATACTGTGAGTGTggatggtgatgatgatgatgcatCGAGGGATGCATGGCCGGATGTACTAACATATTGGGATGATGCGCTCCAGCCGCACCCTGTGGACCATGATGTGTCGCATCATTCATGAGTAGTGAATCACGACTGGCATTAAGTCCCGGTATATTACTGCCCGGCATATTACCCCCACCGCTGGCAGCATGTAAGCCAGCTTGTGCAGCTGCAGCGGCGGCAGCGGCTGCGGCAACA includes:
- the LOC105230035 gene encoding uncharacterized protein LOC105230035 isoform X2 — encoded protein: MHVCVKSCLAIDSQALALTRAANAAAAAAAASANAAAAAAAQGIKPAGTASLAELALKKEHSLSPPHSIGSGSSATPGAASVANIDEGGGSGVAAANYRRRPSLQGVQDKLAQLQMQHQQQQQQQQHLQQQQQQHQQQLHEQHQQQLREQLAAHDEARSPRFGNLAASLAVGAANTAIVRSRSTDANTSPNATAHMSADNERHISSTPSSQNASLAVTPKLLERDERGGSGNGGVVSANSGLVGSISCLPPAALNAVASSMASGVAGSLHSGVAGVPTQAEQLLSSTPSALESRAREFDPAKVNSKSLPLHCVVESVHSLQASLAIDSRSPWKRRTNIETDSYVIMAAATPWSELVQTALQRLGYSQEAVNTARGSIMIKNWKPIPLEMISDNPVVPVSDIIGELTSVITLRIVILRSKPSTFGEIKDKLLKLLVLQSHTVLRSTGCPLDEMTLSQICRTSYQNPYSFPAGEISDELRRKFDQWWSQQLTPQSSITPKMLPFLTAPSSVPNEMDFPVGSAAVAAAAAAAAAAQAGLHAASGGGNMPGSNIPGLNASRDSLLMNDATHHGPQGAAGAHHPNMLVHPAMHPSMHHHHHHPHSQYPNQKTRMRTSFDPEMELPKLQKWFQENPHPSRQQIQTYVVQLNALESRRGRKPLDVNNVVYWFKNARAAQKRAEMRGGLAALGHPGLNGFMLNQHGQLGQSSSSSGGSQQMSSSNINLAMSHDYLKSPLSLKSEDVDTMSQHSDDMDEDNSRPGSPQLPLSLTTHERNRNSPLEGAEGNMDLDESRRDNCVAEGAFKDETMLNGSLNQSLRSCSRSYTEEEAQAQAKPNDAQTDDQHGDNSNEDTANEQQNEAEHNNSNNNNNANNLNNNNISSSNNNNSTINNNEQSCDAVNTQPQAHSSPKISSPKEEDDDLDLEDDDDDNENDVSQLDEYRSLSPDLANAMAQRKDLPFPMVPNSMFSQSFMYMSHYIPGFGQAAANHPHAHHAAAAAAAAGMPPNALMNPSGLNLSSMSNEERRKRNRTFIDPVTEVPKLEQWFALNTHPSHNLILKYTEDLNTMPYRQKFPRLESKNVQFWFKNRRAKCKRLKMSLYDSSQLQGLNSFVSKYEERD
- the LOC105230035 gene encoding uncharacterized protein LOC105230035 isoform X1; this translates as MDFQSAMETFAEAWVAANAGPQSQALALTRAANAAAAAAAASANAAAAAAAQGIKPAGTASLAELALKKEHSLSPPHSIGSGSSATPGAASVANIDEGGGSGVAAANYRRRPSLQGVQDKLAQLQMQHQQQQQQQQHLQQQQQQHQQQLHEQHQQQLREQLAAHDEARSPRFGNLAASLAVGAANTAIVRSRSTDANTSPNATAHMSADNERHISSTPSSQNASLAVTPKLLERDERGGSGNGGVVSANSGLVGSISCLPPAALNAVASSMASGVAGSLHSGVAGVPTQAEQLLSSTPSALESRAREFDPAKVNSKSLPLHCVVESVHSLQASLAIDSRSPWKRRTNIETDSYVIMAAATPWSELVQTALQRLGYSQEAVNTARGSIMIKNWKPIPLEMISDNPVVPVSDIIGELTSVITLRIVILRSKPSTFGEIKDKLLKLLVLQSHTVLRSTGCPLDEMTLSQICRTSYQNPYSFPAGEISDELRRKFDQWWSQQLTPQSSITPKMLPFLTAPSSVPNEMDFPVGSAAVAAAAAAAAAAQAGLHAASGGGNMPGSNIPGLNASRDSLLMNDATHHGPQGAAGAHHPNMLVHPAMHPSMHHHHHHPHSQYPNQKTRMRTSFDPEMELPKLQKWFQENPHPSRQQIQTYVVQLNALESRRGRKPLDVNNVVYWFKNARAAQKRAEMRGGLAALGHPGLNGFMLNQHGQLGQSSSSSGGSQQMSSSNINLAMSHDYLKSPLSLKSEDVDTMSQHSDDMDEDNSRPGSPQLPLSLTTHERNRNSPLEGAEGNMDLDESRRDNCVAEGAFKDETMLNGSLNQSLRSCSRSYTEEEAQAQAKPNDAQTDDQHGDNSNEDTANEQQNEAEHNNSNNNNNANNLNNNNISSSNNNNSTINNNEQSCDAVNTQPQAHSSPKISSPKEEDDDLDLEDDDDDNENDVSQLDEYRSLSPDLANAMAQRKDLPFPMVPNSMFSQSFMYMSHYIPGFGQAAANHPHAHHAAAAAAAAGMPPNALMNPSGLNLSSMSNEERRKRNRTFIDPVTEVPKLEQWFALNTHPSHNLILKYTEDLNTMPYRQKFPRLESKNVQFWFKNRRAKCKRLKMSLYDSSQLQGLNSFVSKYEERD
- the LOC105230035 gene encoding uncharacterized protein LOC105230035 isoform X3, which codes for MVVVLLAVGYACAFVDCRWCWRSCGASVTCATCWKKVAKSLPLHCVVESVHSLQASLAIDSRSPWKRRTNIETDSYVIMAAATPWSELVQTALQRLGYSQEAVNTARGSIMIKNWKPIPLEMISDNPVVPVSDIIGELTSVITLRIVILRSKPSTFGEIKDKLLKLLVLQSHTVLRSTGCPLDEMTLSQICRTSYQNPYSFPAGEISDELRRKFDQWWSQQLTPQSSITPKMLPFLTAPSSVPNEMDFPVGSAAVAAAAAAAAAAQAGLHAASGGGNMPGSNIPGLNASRDSLLMNDATHHGPQGAAGAHHPNMLVHPAMHPSMHHHHHHPHSQYPNQKTRMRTSFDPEMELPKLQKWFQENPHPSRQQIQTYVVQLNALESRRGRKPLDVNNVVYWFKNARAAQKRAEMRGGLAALGHPGLNGFMLNQHGQLGQSSSSSGGSQQMSSSNINLAMSHDYLKSPLSLKSEDVDTMSQHSDDMDEDNSRPGSPQLPLSLTTHERNRNSPLEGAEGNMDLDESRRDNCVAEGAFKDETMLNGSLNQSLRSCSRSYTEEEAQAQAKPNDAQTDDQHGDNSNEDTANEQQNEAEHNNSNNNNNANNLNNNNISSSNNNNSTINNNEQSCDAVNTQPQAHSSPKISSPKEEDDDLDLEDDDDDNENDVSQLDEYRSLSPDLANAMAQRKDLPFPMVPNSMFSQSFMYMSHYIPGFGQAAANHPHAHHAAAAAAAAGMPPNALMNPSGLNLSSMSNEERRKRNRTFIDPVTEVPKLEQWFALNTHPSHNLILKYTEDLNTMPYRQKFPRLESKNVQFWFKNRRAKCKRLKMSLYDSSQLQGLNSFVSKYEERD
- the LOC105230035 gene encoding uncharacterized protein LOC105230035 isoform X4, which translates into the protein MRCVSYVCDMLEEAKSLPLHCVVESVHSLQASLAIDSRSPWKRRTNIETDSYVIMAAATPWSELVQTALQRLGYSQEAVNTARGSIMIKNWKPIPLEMISDNPVVPVSDIIGELTSVITLRIVILRSKPSTFGEIKDKLLKLLVLQSHTVLRSTGCPLDEMTLSQICRTSYQNPYSFPAGEISDELRRKFDQWWSQQLTPQSSITPKMLPFLTAPSSVPNEMDFPVGSAAVAAAAAAAAAAQAGLHAASGGGNMPGSNIPGLNASRDSLLMNDATHHGPQGAAGAHHPNMLVHPAMHPSMHHHHHHPHSQYPNQKTRMRTSFDPEMELPKLQKWFQENPHPSRQQIQTYVVQLNALESRRGRKPLDVNNVVYWFKNARAAQKRAEMRGGLAALGHPGLNGFMLNQHGQLGQSSSSSGGSQQMSSSNINLAMSHDYLKSPLSLKSEDVDTMSQHSDDMDEDNSRPGSPQLPLSLTTHERNRNSPLEGAEGNMDLDESRRDNCVAEGAFKDETMLNGSLNQSLRSCSRSYTEEEAQAQAKPNDAQTDDQHGDNSNEDTANEQQNEAEHNNSNNNNNANNLNNNNISSSNNNNSTINNNEQSCDAVNTQPQAHSSPKISSPKEEDDDLDLEDDDDDNENDVSQLDEYRSLSPDLANAMAQRKDLPFPMVPNSMFSQSFMYMSHYIPGFGQAAANHPHAHHAAAAAAAAGMPPNALMNPSGLNLSSMSNEERRKRNRTFIDPVTEVPKLEQWFALNTHPSHNLILKYTEDLNTMPYRQKFPRLESKNVQFWFKNRRAKCKRLKMSLYDSSQLQGLNSFVSKYEERD